The Quercus robur chromosome 3, dhQueRobu3.1, whole genome shotgun sequence DNA segment CAACGTGATCCTGGATCGCGTAGGCAAACATATACTTATCATGTTGATCAACAAGATGAGATCTGGACGTTATATTAAGTTGAGTCCATACCGacctctttttaaaaaatttaaaaaatctgaaagagTCTTCAAGGTTCTTGGTATAAGATGATCGCTTTAAGTCATGGCTTGAATATTCTCCTAAATACGATGCCACTTTTTGTCTACCGTGCTTTCTCTTTCATAAGCCAACTGGGCATGACAGACAAAATGCATTCACAGTTAACGAATTTAAGAGTTGGAAGAAAGTTTGAAATGGCAAAATTTGTTCTTTTAGTCTTCATATGGGGAAAGATATTAACTCCACTCATAGATTTGCCCATAAAGCATGTCAAGATTTGATGAACCAGTCTCAACATATAGACAGGGTAGTGAGCAATTTCACTTCAGaacaaattgcaaataatcGACTATGATTGAAGGTGTCAATTGATGTTGACCAACATCTTCCCTTGCAAGCTATTTCTTTTAGAGGTTGAGATGAAAGCTCTACTTCAACCAATCGGGAAAACTTTCTTATGACATTGGATTTGATATTGGGCTATAATAATAATGTTGTTGAAATAATGACaaaagctccaaaaaaaaatgccacCTACACATCACCTcatattcaaaaagaaattctaCATGTTATTTCAACCAAAGTGAAATTGGTGATGCAAAGTTTTGCATATTGCTTGATTAAGCTCATGATGATGGCTTTATGCAAGAATAATTTTATGGGATTGTTCATGGTGTTGACACTGCACCATTGACCCTTAAAAaggatatatattatttgttctCTAATCATTGCTTAGATATTCAAAACATTCAAGGGCAAGGAAATGATGGTGCAAGCAACATGCGGGTGAGTGAAATGGATTAcaagctttgattttgaatgattgTCCATATGCTTATTACATTCATTGTTTTGAACATCACTTATAATTGGCATTAGTAGGAGCATCAAAAGTAGTTGTCCCCTTTAAAAGATTTTTCAGTAAATTGATTTTGGTTATCAATAATATTCGTACTTCATGCAAACGTATTGAGCAATTAAAAATTGCTAGAGCTTCTAGCATTgcatatttgattgatattaaaGAGCTTGAGACTGGGAAAGGATGTAATCAGATGGTCACTTTACAACGACCTGAAGATACTCGTTGGGGTTCGCATTATAAATCAGTTTCTAACTTGATAAAGCTGTTTAGTCTAACATGTGAAGTTCTACTGAAAATCATGGATGAAGGAAATTCTTCACAAAAAGTAGAAGCACAGTCCGCTTATGAGGTATTAATTTTATGGCGTAAATGCAtctttagtccctacattttgcttcttttccattttggtctctacattttcatttcaccacttttagtccctaaatcaattaacgcgttctattttggtccttaccaTTACTCACTTAACagaaattgctgatgtggcaaacggagTCCACAGTTGGCACATTAAATACTGACAtggccaataaaataatattaaaaaattatttagtattttgggatatggctttgatttgggtttagagaaagagaggctGAGATGTGGTGGTTTGGATTTGGGTAGAGAGAGAGGGGTTGAGGTCGGCGatggtttggatttgggtttaaaGAGAGAGGGGCTAAGATCGGCGGTGATTTGAAGCAAATCGGCGGTGAACCTGGCCCTTTCGCTCTTCCCAGCGATGTCTTCAGACCTTGTGGTGGCGGTGGCAGATCAGACCTTGTGGTGGAAGATCAATCATGGCGAGCAACCCCTCGTTCATTTAGGATGTGCTTGCTGTTCTGTTGTTGCTGGATTTGTAGCAAAATTTTGGGAATATTTTGTTGAGgctttgggtttgattttttgggATATTTGATGAGTTTATAGAGATATTTTTGGAGATTCGTCTAGGATTTTTTTCTGGTTTTTCCAATGAGTTTTTTTTGTGGCTTTTCTATAGATTTTTCATGAATATTTTTGGCTGGAAATTTAAGTGTTTTTCTATAGAGAGGTAGAGACATGAGAGGGGAAATCTTAAGgaccaagaatttttttttttccttttttcagtGGAGTTATTGGGAATGTTTTTGCTAGTTTCAAGGATGGACCTACATTAGGGCAaaggggggccattgcccccccacccccaaatttaaaaaaaaaaaaaaaaaaaaaaaaaaaaaatctagtataaaaaaattaagaagattTGCCCATATATATTTATCTCTCCtcctctaaaatatttagatattgacctacaagaaaagaaataaataaataaaattcatacccctttaactacaaaaacaaaataaaaaaataaatatggactaaacaaaaatcacgcacaaaataagaaacactttttttgtatgttatactttgttgatgtgttttataatatgaaaattttaagaaatacttattttgtatgtattcttttgttgaatatgaaatagatgttagttttattttcataatttttttttttttttggttttaagctttgcccccccccccccccccctcaagtATGAATCCTGGTTCCGTCCTTGGCTAGTTTTGGTGGTGTTTGGTTGGATGTTTTTGCTGGtaatttgtgtttggttctaaGTATAAGAACATGCAAGAAAAGTTTATGTTAGTATCATGTTCTTGttggtaaatttattttttcctaggtttgtgttcttgtgattgaattttctgggtttgtgttctttctTGTTCATGTTTAAGATGAAATTAGATCTGAATTCATGTGTATTTtgggttctaattttttttttttttttttcattttacattttgttaaaattgataaattaatttttaaaaatcaaaggtTGATGTGGATGGTAATgtgtctttttttaattattattttatgttgacatggcattttttaatattattttattggtcaTATCAGCGTTTAATGTGCCAACAGTGGACTccgtttgccacatcaacaatttctATTAAGTGAGTAacggtaaggaccaaaatggaacgcattaattgatttagggactaaaagtagtgaaatgaaaatgtagagaccaaaatggaaaaaatgcaaaatgtagggattaaaagtgtatttacgcctaatttcatttgaatttgtcttCATCTTGCATTTTGTTAATGAAACTATGGGGATCACTGATAAATCTTGTCAAGCTTTGTAAAACCAATCACAAGACATTTTAAATGCTACGCATTTTGTTTCATCAACTAAAAAACTTATCCAACAATTTAGAGATGAGAAGTGGGACAACTTACTTGCTACTATGATATCATTTGTAAGGAACATAGTATAGATGTCCCTAATATGAATGCTCATTGTGTTGCAAGATTTGGTCGAGCTCGTCATCAACAAGAGGACATTAGAAATGAGCATTATTATAAAGTGGATATTTTTAATGCAAGAATAGATTCTTAATTGCAGGAACTAAATCATCCATTTAATGAGCACACAATGGAGTTACTTATGCTTAGCTCAACTCTAGACCCACAAGAGGCATATGAATCTTTTCAAGTCGGTGATATTTGTTCATTAGTATGTAATTTTTATCCAATAGACTTCACAGATGATGAAAAGAACGATTTGAAAAAGGAACTTGATCTTTATAAGTATGATATAGTTCAACATTCAGGGttcaagaatttgaaaaatatttttgaattatgcCAATGGATGGTGAGAACTAGAAAATCATAATACTATCCGCTTATTTATATAGTGGTCAAGCTTGTGCTTACTCTTCCTATTTCTACTACAACTACAAAGTGAGCACTTTCAACTATGAATGTCATCAAAACTGACCTTCGcaacaaaatggaaaatgagTTTTTGTCAGACGTTATGATGTTATTCATTGAAAGGGATATCAGTGCAACAATTAGTACAAATTCAATCATAGATGATTtcgaagatttaaaaaaatggcaagttccattttcataaaataattgcATTGTAATATCTTAAGAAactataattttgtatatttttctttgttgatggtttattaaatgaatgtttatttggagtttcaattttttttttttttaatacttctaCCTCCCTAACTCCAAGTCCTAGCTCCATCCCTAATCAAGGCACAAAAACAGCCCATTATCCCTTCCAATcccaaaaatttttacaattgtaCTACAGTATTATCATAAATTTATGATGGTATTGTAACGCACttgcaaaaatataatattcttttatattacaaacatctcattctttctctctctccctaacttatttctctctctctctcttgtccaagtctcttctctctcatcttagcctccctccctccctctctctctctctctctctagttgaAGGCCATGGGTTCGTGggtttcactctctctctctctctggttgACAGCGGCGACATGGATTGGTGTGGTTGTGAGTTTGGGTTTTAGGCCGGTGGGTGGCAATGGCGTGGTGGGTCGTGGTGTCTTTCATGTGGGTTTGGTCAAGGGCTTTCGTGTGGATTTGTGTTGGTTTTATGGGTATGTTGGCTTATGGTTTGATTtgtgtttatgggtttggtttgatttgatttgtgtttataggtttggtttgatttgatttttgttgatttgtgtTTATGGGTTTGGCAGATCGGGGTGGTGCCATGGTCAGCTATGGCTATGGTTGTTTTGGCAGATTGATGGGTTTTTGCAGATCAATGGTGGGTTGTTTTGGTAGATTAGTGTCGTGGCCAAGGTGGTGCTACAAAAGTGATTGGAAAGTTTTGGGTTTGGGCGGTGGTTGTGttgttgatgatggtggtggcaAGTGATGTAGCAATGGTGTTGTTGATGATAGTGGTGGCAGGTTGTGTTTGAAGATGACTTTGGTAATTCAACTGATAAAAACTAGTTTAGGTGCTAAGTTTTGGAGATATTTCAtcattatataaaatttatttaggTTTGGGTTTGTTCATAGTGGTGGTAGCAGGTAGTTGTAGTGGAGGTGGTTTGGGTTTTaggttatattatattttattgtgtagatatattattttaatgtgttgtatgataaaataaaagttgggatgttgggtgtattataaaatgatatgatataatagataaaatagcttttaagatggtaaaatagaatagtttgAAAATACTGGATATTGATACTCTAAGAGCATTCAACTTCAATGCAGTAATAAAGTTTTGCAACAAATTTGGTTGTAGCTAATAACTACAActtctactaaaaaaaatgaatatagctacatattttaaaaatctaactgttaaatTATATGTTCTCTATGTTCTTAATACGGATATTAAATTGTCAATctgatgttatttactattcaatctataaactttttttatacataattttaaactacaaaaacttgaaatttaaacatttgattaatgacatagttattgatctttgatctttgaaaatttgaaagcataaagaatataagaagaaaatgtaattcaatggtggatttgtcaaaattcacatacaataaaatgatatttagTGGAGTTGTAGCCATTGACTACAAACAAGGTTGTAGCCAAATTTTTCCTTAACTAATTTGTCTAAATATCccacttttattattttagcaaACTCAAGTTCACATACACTTACATTATGCTCAATacttatctctttatttattttaatattgttttttccTCTGCCTGGTactgtttttaaatttttttttcctcccctaTCCTCACTCCTCCAATTTCCAACTACCCAATCCTCAATCCTCCTTCAATCActctcccctcccccccccaccccacacacacacacacacacacaattcaaactcaaacccaaaaaaaaaaatcctaattaaaCACAAGATTAAATCCAATTTGAACCTCATATCTCTTATTTTTTTCGAAAAGaaacttcataatttttttatcagaaaaaactttactaattaaattaactagAATCCACAAAGCTAATTGGAAACCACCTATTATGGAAGTCTTCTCCGCAATATATTTTAGTGTATAGTTCAATAATATATTTCTACTTTCAACTTCAACATAATGTTAAAACCTTTTGGttacacttttttaaaattatttccagtagttaaaaactaaaaacacaaaactgtTGTTAAACATTTGTCAAATTATTAAGTTACCACGCAGGATTTTATGGCTTGTCAAGATAAGTCCTAAATGTCAAAAGACCAAGAGTAGAGGGTGGGCTTTGGCCCATTAGGTTAAGAGGTTTGTATTGAACTGTTTAGGCTTGATTTAGATTCTAGGCTGTGTTTGAAGCTGTTCGGGCCAAGCTGGATATTAACTGGTTATTGCGTTGAGTTATGTTTGGGTATTGGACTTAGGCTTAGCTGGGCCGTATTTTCAGAAAGGGCCACAAATGGAGCCTCTCTGTTTGTGCTTTggaatataatatattttataaatttagcttTTCTCCTTTACTTTAGACTTTAGTTGAGAATTCTGATGCTTTGCTCCATTTCTTGAGGTTCTGAGACTTCAGATGATGAATTAACTTGGGGAATTAACTCTCTAAAgtgttattttaatttaatagagGGCTATCTGCTTTAAAGGAACTACTCCTAAATGCTGATTTGtgttatgacttttttttttttctttctttgataggTGTTATGATTAGTCAATTAAAGTAGGTTTCTAATAGATTAGCAAACTGGGActatttgttctttttgttgagGTATGATTGATAGAATAGATCACTCATTGTATGAGTACTATTTCACCTAGAGAATTTGGAAGGAATTTTGTAGGagattaaaatttcttttaaaaaaatctgaAGATCCAAAATCATGCATTTTTAAATTGAGGGACTAATATCGAAAAAATCTCATATTTGCTGgaacaaaaatacaatttatcctattttattttataaaatttttaattttataaaatttttatttttatccttGGTGTTTCAGTTGATACAACATTagatataattcatatatacaTGCATGCTAGGAACATGTGTGTTTATCTAAATCTGTTCatgatattaatttaaaattggtaattttagtaaatatgaaaattttctttgcatTCTTTTGTTTAACAAATCCCATCAATACTCTTCAAATTAAAAGCAAGGATATCACTCCTGGAGACTCACAAATGGTAATGGAACCAGTTTATCTATAAGAATTACATTCAGAAAATTTTGGTGTCAGAGAAAGAACTTACCGCAATGGACTCCTTGAGTTATACGATGCATGATAGACTCAGCAAAAGAGACTCTAATCCATGTTACAGCTTTTTTGATGGTCACCTTTCTTGCTGACccctttttcctctcttttttttaacttaagaTAAATGCAATACTTATTTTAATGGCTATTTCTGTGCGTCCTGGCTGGCTTCAAGGTGTATTTTATAATCTTTtggccaccaccaccatcacagcagtttttataataataataaaaaataaataaaaataaacaaacaaaaagtacCTTTAAAAAAGCTATAAAGGGTGATAATATCttaatttattatcaaaagcgctttttatccatatttttacttttttcgaGATAGGAGATAGacaattttttactaaaaaccGCTTCTTTCTAGCAATAAAGACCAAGACTGAATTCATACAATATACTGCCATCACATAATTTGTGATATATGTGAAGTTGCTTTTCCATTTTCAGATGCAAAACAATGTTacatttaaataatgaaaattatacTAAGTTTTACATACATATCAATGTtgcattttataatttattttatatgtaccAGACTACTACACTAGGAAACAGAAGCAGGGATAGCCTACAAGCATGAAACGTTGAATTATTGAGCTTAATGTTCATTAAGGACAGctaataacaaaaagaaatacaaacaTTTACTTCTCAATCTAACTAATAACTACCACTTAAATAATCACAAAACAAGATTTCTTTTGCACAAGGTACATACTAAGTGTCAAGAGCAGCAACTTATATGGGTGCTGCACACGTTGTTCTAAAATGACCTGTCTGGTTACATCGACTACAATGCACAACTCGCTTCACACGACCACGGTCCTCTGCTCGAACTCGCTTCTTTCTTGGCCGTCCAGGAGGCCGAAGTGATTTGGGCGGGTTAATAAGAACTTCAGCAGCTTTACTGGCATTTGGATCTCCCTCAGATAACTCTTTCCATAGAGATTTATCTGGTATTGGATGTATGGTTTGCGAGTATGTCTTCCGATAGGTTGCAACAGTGAAACAGCTCTCAGTAAATCGATGGACATTCTGCCTACAAGAGAGAAGCGCTGCCACAGCATGAGCACAGGGCAAACCATAAAGCTGCCAGCCCCGACATAGGCAGCAACGATTCCGAATGTCCACAATATTTGTTCCTTCATGAGATATGACTTCAAATTCAGCTTCATTAGCACGAAGCACCTGATATGTACGTGCACGCTCAAGAGCATCTGCTACACGCCTTTCAGCAGTAGGCACAAGTATTGATGTCCACTGCATACTGACCTCTCGGCGTTCGTTGAACCAAGTCATCAGCTGCCTTCTAATGCATTCCATCATCTGAATTATTGGAAGCCCAGAGGCCTCCAAAATCCAAGTATTTAACGATTCAACAATGTTAGCTGTTAAATGCCCAAAGCGTGTTCCCTCAAAATAGGCTGTAGCCCACAGTCGAGGGGGGATTCTTCGGATCCAATAAGCAGCATCTTGTGAAATCTCTTCAATCTCTAAAATTTTCGCTTCAAATTCAATCACAGTGAGAGCATGAGCTGCTTCCCATAGAAGGTTAACAAGCATTGTGTTATTAAACTCCTTACGAAAGCTTTCACTCAAGTGGCGCATGCAAAATCCATGAAATGCAGTTGGAAAATTTGCTTCCACGCCATCCACAATACCCTTCTGCCTATCTGACAAAATGGTAAGCCTTGGCATGTTTTCTGTATTAATTTCAAGCAGGTTGTGAAGTTCCGAAAGAAACCACATCCAATTATCATCATTCTCCTCATCAACAACACCAAATGCCAGGGGAAACAGACCACCATCACCATCAAAACCAGTAGCAAATAGCAAAGTACCCAAATACTTGCTTTTCAAATATGTCCTATCAAGCCCAAGGAGTGGCCGACAAGCATTAAGAAAACCATATATGGATGCCTGAAATGATATGAAGAGACGCTGGAAGCAGTTATCAGTCGGGTTTCCATAAACAGATGCAATACTCCCTGGATTTGTCCTTTTAACCTGTTCACAGTATTGCGGAAGCAAGCGGTACCCTTCTTCAAACGATCCACGCATAGCTGCCATGATTCGCTCCTTTCCTCGCCAAGCTTGCTTGTATGATAAGGTTATACCATGAACTCGGTGAATTTCTTCCAGTATCTCCTTTGGCTTGTAATTAGGGTTCTCCCGAAGTCGTTGCTCCACAGAGTTTGCAACCCACTGAACTGAGGCTTGCTGATGACCAAGATGAGCAATTCCTCCACAAGTATGAGATTCATGGATTGTCCTGATTGTAAAAGTTGGAACTCCTGGGAGCTTTGCAGCGTGAATGCGCCAAGGGCATCCCTCAGTAGCACATTTGGCAGTAAAACGAGTCTTGTCAGATTTTATGGTCTGCATTTCAAAGTGTAGGGCAATAGCTGTATCCCTCAGTGCTCTCCTACAGCTCTTGACATCAGGGAACTCTTGCCCCACTGCCAGCTCATAATTAGGATTAGGTACAATTGCACGAGCCTGGATTACAGGACTGGAACTGACTACATATAGGGACTGATCAACAGTCATATCATGTGAAGGTTCAATCCCCATTTCCTGGCTCTGGGCCACAGCTAGTTCCAGATTCTCATCAAGTTCTTGGCTTTCTGAAACACCCAATTCATTGTTCTCCGATAAAGCCAACTCATGATTCTGTCCAGCAAGATCCAACTCGTGGTCATCATGATCAGGTTTCTGATCCATACCTAATTCATTCTCATGTCCATAACTGTGGCCAGCATCCCCTTCTTGGTCATGGCTTTGCCCCAAGTCCAATTCATGGTCATGGGCATGTCCTAAACCTAGTTCATGATCATGGGTCTGTCCCAAACCCAAATGATGGTCATGGGCTTGTCCCAATTCCAAATCATGGTTCTGCCCAAGCCCCATATTATGATTGTGGCCTAGCACCAACGGCTGATTCTGGCCGAGGGCCAAATTGTGACTTTGCCCAAGTATTAAATCATGGTTTGCCATTGATGTAATCAATCACAGTTTACCAAAAATAACAACTACACAACTCCCTGCCCTCCAGATCAAAGTACCAATTTGGAAATGGAAACACCGCCTTCCAATTGTATTGGAGAATGCCTGCCAAGAAAAATTACCACATATAAAAGATACCACATATAATTGAACATACCAAACTTGGAAATCAACCCTTCATAATTCCTAGGTATCTTTCACTTCTCAAATCCTTATATCCTTAAAACAGATTATTAATTCACTGcataagaaattttatctaaCTAGAACAAACCAGGCCTCTCTAGCAAAAATGCATTTGcaaacaatattaaaaacaCGCAAAAGAACATATCCTTACATTTCATTACCACCgacttttaataatataataattagaCAAGACAAGAAGAAGCACAAAATCCATAAGCATACACACAACATACCAAACTAAAGCGTGCATGCACAGGTGCTCACATTATTCTCTAAGATATAAAACAACAAACCAAAGTGAATAATCCAACCTCTGCAGCTGTTATCACCTTTGTAAATCTGAAAATCTACAAGAGCATTACCAACATTTTCAAAGAACTTCATCTCCAGTTTGACTGCTATGTAGATGACCTCATTCTACAACTTGAGTAAGGCACACTAAAATGCCTCCAAAGTTTCCACTAACACATTAACTCTACAACTCTGGCTGCACAAACCAAGGcac contains these protein-coding regions:
- the LOC126717493 gene encoding uncharacterized protein LOC126717493; this translates as MANHDLILGQSHNLALGQNQPLVLGHNHNMGLGQNHDLELGQAHDHHLGLGQTHDHELGLGHAHDHELDLGQSHDQEGDAGHSYGHENELGMDQKPDHDDHELDLAGQNHELALSENNELGVSESQELDENLELAVAQSQEMGIEPSHDMTVDQSLYVVSSSPVIQARAIVPNPNYELAVGQEFPDVKSCRRALRDTAIALHFEMQTIKSDKTRFTAKCATEGCPWRIHAAKLPGVPTFTIRTIHESHTCGGIAHLGHQQASVQWVANSVEQRLRENPNYKPKEILEEIHRVHGITLSYKQAWRGKERIMAAMRGSFEEGYRLLPQYCEQVKRTNPGSIASVYGNPTDNCFQRLFISFQASIYGFLNACRPLLGLDRTYLKSKYLGTLLFATGFDGDGGLFPLAFGVVDEENDDNWMWFLSELHNLLEINTENMPRLTILSDRQKGIVDGVEANFPTAFHGFCMRHLSESFRKEFNNTMLVNLLWEAAHALTVIEFEAKILEIEEISQDAAYWIRRIPPRLWATAYFEGTRFGHLTANIVESLNTWILEASGLPIIQMMECIRRQLMTWFNERREVSMQWTSILVPTAERRVADALERARTYQVLRANEAEFEVISHEGTNIVDIRNRCCLCRGWQLYGLPCAHAVAALLSCRQNVHRFTESCFTVATYRKTYSQTIHPIPDKSLWKELSEGDPNASKAAEVLINPPKSLRPPGRPRKKRVRAEDRGRVKRVVHCSRCNQTGHFRTTCAAPI